The genome window TTCACTCTGCTTTAATATCCTGTTGTTCAAAATAACATGTATGAATATATCACCACCTGTGCTGAGACTGGATTGGTTTGAAAATAATGTAAAGGCAATATTTCCCTCTTTCTAATTTTAGGTGCAATTTTGGAAGTTAGAGTTTTAAGTTGGAAAAAACTTTTTTGACCCAAAGACAAGTCAGAATGCGTTTAAAGCTTGCCAAGACTTTGTGTAACACTGATCATGAtcctgatatttatttatacacaaaGATTTAACTTTAACCTCCCAGGACCTCAGGTCCACATACTTGGACATCACATTGTGGGTTGTGTAGACCAGGGGtctgcaacctttaacacccaaagagccatttggagccggtttccacgcaaaagaaaacactgggagccgcaaatactttgtgacatgtaaaatgaagataacactgtatatattgttttttacctttatgctttgtgtggaCAAGTAatgtgtgttgcttatgaaatccatgaagtgctacagagaaaattacattttatttatgtaattaacacattttgaactcttaaagaaatataacaaaagcaaagacacccagctgaactaaaatgatccatgtagcaaacaaaactgttgtgagccgccacccttatcGCCTTttggcttttggagccttgacctgacttttaaaaaataattggaaataaagcactatgctgctaaaaaagggaaaatagatgtttgcaaaattctgcctaaatattttacctggttaatgtgtgtggcggggcgtggtctgcgagAGTCCATGGATGGACGTTTTGTCCCTACGATTCTCTCCACAGTCATTATGACCCTTTGCAGAGCCTTTCTCTCTGCCTGTGTGGTGTTCCCGTACCAGACAGTGATGCTTGTGGTGAGGATGCTCTCTATCAGTCCTCTGTGGGCCTGGGTGAGAGGGTGATGGTTCAGGGCAGCTTTCCTGAGCAGCCTAATGAAATAACTCCCTCCCtggcatagctggactggcctgGATGGTGATTTTTCGCTTTTATGggctgatggggttttttttcattttttttccgtaacggtataaacactgaaaggtggtggattggccagatgaagggagatgtgtaaaaataactcagttgtttggtggtggctattgcagagcttccacagattcagtaacattagcacgtggtggaggccagcaggtgcaacacgctggcaggtggatgacggaaaggcaggaggagcagagacccgaggcggtgaACTGAAcctcaggtaagaagttatgacctgcagtctatctgggtcagatataaaccaagtttaggtggagtttattttcgttgtgctgactttttacagtcatttacattttctagatactgcaccagtactgtgtgtaaaatgccatcaaaaagtcaattaagttttattctttctcacctgtctttctgtcttctttcactttttaaaggttgccatgttagaaaaaatattttgccctgccatgctgtttattcatgtggcaaatgaatggtttatgaaaatatatctaaatctgtcatcagtaatcagtaatgatcatgtctcacctctcctctgtcttaatttcaggttttcaccatgtgttgtagatagtttaggaggttaactcgaccaacagtctactttcgggtactgtttagaataccagaacagggaggatggtgtaggtttacgtttattagactgatacatatataccaacaagacagtgtacatcagtgtgacaacagcgtttgttttcattcaaaggctttatggtttttcctataatacctggtgggccggtctctagtcaaaatgtccgggccgattttttgtcccagtccagccctggttaTTAGTGTGAGTAGGACGGAGCTCAAGAGCAGAATACGACACAAAAGGAAGGAAAGGTGGCAAAAGCAatgggaggaggagaggaaagggCGATGGTTGTTCAACAACCAAAGGAAAATGGGGGAAATGAGAAGTACAGGACAAAACAGGAGAGAGGAGACGATTATCTCGACTGAGATTTGGACACACTGGCTTAAATAGCACATTATTTTTCATAGGTAAACACTGTACAGGGGAGTGTGACTGCAGTAGGGAACAGGAAACAATAGAACGTGTTTTATTGCATTGTCAGAAGTATGAAATGGAAAGGAGACAACTGATCAAAAAGCTGGACGATATGAAAGtggagttggacttgtttgattTATTCCGCGTGAGCTCTATAAGTGAAAGTTATCAGGCTGTATCTTGGTTTTTAAGGCAGACccatttgaatattttattttatttttgtcatttcgGTCCACACTCCAcaccagttggtggcggtaatgcaccattTTGCTGTTTGCCAACCGCCAATAAACCtatacagaagaagaagaagaagaaggaggaggaggaggaggaaaagaaataCAATCGGAAATCGTAAACAAACACgaagtttttgttttggtgcCATTTACGCCCTACAGCTGTAGAAATTAGTTTAACTTGTAGTCTACTAACTTTTTCTATATTGGGATGGCTTATCGGGAGTTCCAAAATCATCCACAGTCACTTTGACTTATATTCAGCCTGATAGCTAAGGCGGAGGATAGCTTCTGTAGCCATAAGCGCTAACGTTAAGAGACCTGTCGGACAGTGAATCTTTTAAAGATGTTGTCAGCACCAGAGTGTTTGTGGTTGTGTCTCGCCGCTCTGATACTATCTGCATCAGCTGAAGGTGAACCAGGTAAGGATGCCAATGCTAATTTTTGTTTACGGATATAAGTTCGTAGTCAGACCCAGCATTCATACTACTTAGCTACCTTAGCATAAGTTAGCTAAGTAGTATGAATGCTGGGTCTGACTACATGCTTTCATGTCTTACTGAACTACTTGTGcaaatatatttgtatatattttaaactttacatttttatataagtgGCTTTCTTATACTTGTGTCACTAAAAACTCAACCTTAAACGACACattttgcttaaaaaaagaGTTAAAGCCTCGctaaacatcatcatcatcatccagttTTAGTTAATTAGTAAAGTTAACTAAGATAAAAAGCCGCCTGCACTGTCAGATGCATTTGGAAGGTTGACCTAAAGTCTTTAAACTCTACTTTCACTACCTCTCCTCCTTGCACCTTCACTGTTCACACCTGTCTTCATCTCATTCAGGTGTATTCTGTGTGGTGTAGCTTCTAAACCGGCTAAGAAATGTTTTAAAGAGAGGAGTCCTTTCTAAGCCTCCTTACTTAGGTTATAACAACATAACGAATCACCTTCACACATGCAACAGGTTGCATTTACAGCTGAAAGCGACTTTGACTGTAGTGAGATCAGAAAAGAGAGAGTGATCCAAAACAGTAATACAGTCATATTACGGCATTTTTATACCTAAAAGTTCTGAAATCATCTTCACTGTAAAGTTCTTATGAAACACTTTTCAGGAGTGCAACGGCAAGTCAgtaattctatttttatctaaaCCTGTAGAAAAGGACGGTGAAATGTTTCTGTAAATGGAATAAAAATTGAACAAATGTTAAACTACTCTGAAAGTAAGCTTGAAATAGATCTGGTCTCATTGTTGTCTTGTGGAGAACTTTCTTGGCTAACATTTGCTTAAATGtactttattataattattttaaaaaataatagccAGCAGCCAGGCTATTGTTTAACATACATGTAACCTGTTTTTACAGAGCAATGGAACCCCATTGCTCACTATCCCCATTTGGTCCCCattgtgattaaaaaatgttttgtcctTCAGGTTCACAAATCAAAGTGGTTGTATTAGAAGGAAGTGATGCCATCCTGCCTTGCTCACTCAGCACCAAGGAGAACATTGAACAAAATCGGTTTAACTGGAAGAAAGTTGATCCAAATGAACAGGAGGTGTTCAGGTATGATGGAGGCCTTCATTACAATAACGGCCTTCCAGGTCAAGACAAGCACTTCAGAGGACGGGTGTCACATTTTCCACTAGAGCTGCAGTCTGGTAACgcctccatcatcatcaaaaACACCGTGGTGCCTGACAGTGGAAATTACACCTGTGATATACGtctgcaacaaaaacaaacattcagcATTGAACTTGTTGTTGGTgagtattttagttttaatgcatcatctaaaaaaaaccttctctaaaaaatcacatttcaattttttttaaatgctgatgTTGTTTTGTCCACACTCAGTTGTACAGtatgtggaaaaacaaaatacaattcACTCCTTATACACTAACATTTGCTTAAATGTACTTTTATTAAACATTGTGTGCAAACGCAGCAACAATTTCATTACAAATTCAAATTTGCATGTAGACTTAGATTACATGTGAATTGGAAATAAAGGCTAACAGTGCAAAAAGGGTCTCTGCTTTAGGATCATAAATTCAAGTCAATCAAACAGTCAATGATTAAGTTTGGATTAAGAATCTACTTTTAATCATGAGGCTCTTGAGCTAAAAATCAGCCCCAGTGAGGGAGGTGAGAAgcttgaataaagtgatatcgattcattaaatcctgaattgacttttgaatataaatatattttgccagaaacgccagaatctcaagttaaagctcacaaaagtATTTCTAAAACCACCAAATAGCAAATGACAGCAGGTaaacggattctgcacaaagaagTAAACGCAGAgcggacccgacgcatcagaatcagctttctctttctcagctttctcacccgacagcacggacacgccgtcggggctgaaagccgacagctcactgattctgatgtgtcgGGTCCGCGCAGTGGTTACGTCTTTTTTTGTGCTcgattctgagctgcagagtttgtctctctccaaccagaattcactgaaccagcagcaaaagaagatccaaactacgattcacatttgataaatgtcttattttgctgttttgtttccacCACAATAacatatatatcggatgacgatataaaaacatctaccgtttcattttacgctatcgtttgtttcgtggtgtcgcaaaataaactgtttaccgcaatattttttcatcgttttgatggtcactgtagtggctatattcatttcttaaagtttgCTTTGTATCTGTAACCAGACCTTAACAAAAAATGTGTAACTcgtgtaaatattttattaaatttatttatttattaaatatctTTTTTACTCACACACAAATTCTCATCTGTAGATGCACAAACATAAAATGTTCACATATTTTAGCTCACAAGgttacaaaactcagttcacaaatacacatttgatttacaagtacaagatatttatgaccacaatttgagcccatagtcATGTGCCTACTATTTGTCTTGCAGAGCCTGTGATGAGAGACAGATTTGGAGATATTCCAGGTGAGTAATGATGCTGTTGTCTACATCTGTAACTTGTGTAGCTACACATCTGTTAGCCTCAGCACCTGTCAAACATGTTTAAACTTGCCATAAACAATTTATTAAGATATCACTGAAATCTGTGGTCCTGTCAGTAATGACAGATAAGGAGAAATCTGTCCTGAACCTGACTTCAGTATCACTGTTTATTGTTGTCGCCTTGAAGACTGACACAGCACCcgaccttttttaaaaatgtgaatagGCTGTTGCTGAAAGTGTTGTGGCGTACAAACATGGTATATCATCATTCTATTGCTGCATTTGCACGTCA of Maylandia zebra isolate NMK-2024a linkage group LG5, Mzebra_GT3a, whole genome shotgun sequence contains these proteins:
- the LOC101467398 gene encoding butyrophilin-like protein 1 isoform X1; translation: MLSAPECLWLCLAALILSASAEGEPGSQIKVVVLEGSDAILPCSLSTKENIEQNRFNWKKVDPNEQEVFRYDGGLHYNNGLPGQDKHFRGRVSHFPLELQSGNASIIIKNTVVPDSGNYTCDIRLQQKQTFSIELVVEPVMRDRFGDIPGAAPKPLIHVLKITEDEARLKCEVRGASPKPKVEWRDSDGNILPAEEPQVSRTGERYNITLLTTVTRTNISPIHCVATQEELSHETKHELCVAFSGKICFLAFCRTNNCNCCF
- the LOC101467398 gene encoding butyrophilin-like protein 1 isoform X2, translating into MLSAPECLWLCLAALILSASAEGEPGSQIKVVVLEGSDAILPCSLSTKENIEQNRFNWKKVDPNEQEVFRYDGGLHYNNGLPGQDKHFRGRVSHFPLELQSGNASIIIKNTVVPDSGNYTCDIRLQQKQTFSIELVVGAAPKPLIHVLKITEDEARLKCEVRGASPKPKVEWRDSDGNILPAEEPQVSRTGERYNITLLTTVTRTNISPIHCVATQEELSHETKHELCVAFSGKICFLAFCRTNNCNCCF